The genomic DNA TGTCCGCGTACGTGACGGCGGCGGTCCGGCATCAGCTCGCCATGGACGGCCTCGCCGAGATCGTGGCCGCCTACGAAGCCGAGCACGAGCCGCTGAGCGAAGCCGAGGTCCAGGCCGCGCAGAGCGAACTGTTCGGAGACGCACCGGCGCCCTACGCGTCGAACGACAGCGCCGCATGAAGGAGCCCGCGGCCAGGTCCCTGGTGCTCGACTCCCAGGCGCTGTCGCTGCTGCTGCGCAACGATCGCCAGACGATCACCCGGATCGAGGCCGCTCGACGCGTAGGCGTGCCCGTCCTCGTGTCGGCCCTGACGGTGGTGGAGGCCGTCCACGGGAAGACGGACACCGCTCGGCTGCACTGGGTGCTCTCCCGGCTTCAGGTCCAGGACGTCACCCAGGCGGACAGCCTCACCGCGGTGCAGCTGCTGAGCGACGCCGGCGGCCTGCACGGCCATAAGTACGCCATCGACGCCCTCGTCGCCGCGATGGCGCTCCGTTCTCCGGCACCCGTTCTCGTACTGACCTCGGATCGCGACGACTGGTCGAACCTGTGCGGCGACCAAGTGCAGGTCAAGGACGTCTGACTTCGGTGTTCACTCAGCTTGAATCCACCTGCTGATCGACTGCTGCTTCGTAGAAGGCGTCCGCGAGGGCGATGATGATCGCGTTGACGGCTGGCCCGTCGGTGAAGAAGTAGTCGGCCATCGTGTTGTGGGCGTCCTGGTTGTCTGCGGCTGCCTCCGTGACGGCCGCTCGGAAATCCGGTGACTCCAGGAACTGGATTCCCCGTGATCTCGGACACCCGCTGGTTACACCGCGAGGGCGTGTGGGTGCCGTTGCCTGGTCTCGGCTGGGGTGAGGCAGCCGAGGGTCTTGTGTCTGCGCAGGCGGCGGCGGTTGTAGAAGGTCTCGACGAAGGCGAAGACCTCGGCGCGGGCGGCGACCCGGTCGGGCCGGATGCGGGCGCCGATCTCTTGAGCAGGGCCCAGAAATTCTCCACGGCAATGTCGTCGAAGCGTGACCCGGTGCGTCCGCAACCGTTCCTCAGTCCCGACCCGCATACCCGGTCGCGAAACCGGGTCGAGGCGTATGCGCTGCCGCGGTCGCTGTGGATCACGCAGTCGGGCTCGCGTCCGCCGCGGCCGTGGGCCATACCGAGGGCGTCCACGACGAGCGCGATCGCCTCCCGCTCGAACTCCTCGGTGTACCGCTTCGTGTACGCGCTTCCCACCCGGTGCTCCTCCCTCTGGAACCCCGGGCTCCCCGTCTCCAGGGGTCCACGACCAAGGGGAAGGTTCAAGCCGTGCCGATCACTTTGCCAGGGACGGCAGCCACCGTCCCATGGTTCAGCCACGGCCCTCGGCCTGCTCCTACCGAGCGGCCTGGGTGGGTACCGGACGCGGCAGCCTGCTCCCCGCGGCGGTCGAATCGTGGTCACGGGGGCTCATCTGAGCGGAACCCAGCACCGGCAGCCCGCCCACTTCCCGGCGCAATCCCAGCACGGGGAAGACCAAGGGGCCCGACTCCGGAGAGTCGAACCCCTCCCGAACCGCATATTTGCCGGATCAGTGACGTGGTGTCATGTCGCTCGCTAGACGTTGAAGCGGAACTCCACCACGTCGCCGTCCTGCATCACGTACTCCTTGCCCTCCATGCGGGCCTTGCCGGCGGCGCGGGCCTCGGCCACCGAGCCGGTGGCGACCAGGTCCTCGTAGGAGATGACCTCCGCCTTGATGAAGCCCTTCTGGAAGTCGGTGTGGATGACGCCGGCCGCCTCGGGGGCCGTCGCGCCCTTCTTGATCGTCCAGGCGCGGGCCTCCTTCGGGCCGGCCGTCAGGTACGTCTGGAGGCCCAGGGTGTCGAAGCCGACGCGGGCCAGCGTGGCGAGGCCCGGCTCCTCCGCGCCGACGGACTGGAGGAGCTCCATGGCGTCCTCCTCGTCGAGCTCGGCGAGGTCCGCCTCCAGCTTGGCGTTGAG from Streptomyces sp. MRC013 includes the following:
- a CDS encoding PIN domain-containing protein, which produces MKEPAARSLVLDSQALSLLLRNDRQTITRIEAARRVGVPVLVSALTVVEAVHGKTDTARLHWVLSRLQVQDVTQADSLTAVQLLSDAGGLHGHKYAIDALVAAMALRSPAPVLVLTSDRDDWSNLCGDQVQVKDV